The following proteins come from a genomic window of Vibrio vulnificus NBRC 15645 = ATCC 27562:
- a CDS encoding MBL fold metallo-hydrolase translates to MSSIFTAGSTAEAEKSAYPKTFRNSDPNFNGGSDLFEIVKAYFTTKRATPKPTFTLPVHNITTEQLLEEQQDVLYRLGHSSVLMKLDGQLVMTDPVFSKRASPVQFFGPARFHPTPIELDELPNIDVVLISHDHYDHLDKNTVKTLASKVGVFLVPLKVGVILQEWGVNKHKIVEFDWWESHVVNGVEYVFTPTQHFSGRGLTDSNSTLWGSWVIRSREKNLFFSGDSGYFDGFKTIGEKYGPFDLTMIETGAYNSLWSNIHMFPEESVQAHLDLQGQKMMPIHNSTFDLAMHDWHEPMEKARQFSEEKGVTMISPEIGQRLVLNEESPLKPWWLEDNG, encoded by the coding sequence ATGAGTTCGATCTTCACCGCCGGCTCGACTGCTGAAGCAGAGAAATCCGCCTATCCAAAAACATTTCGCAATAGCGATCCCAATTTCAATGGCGGTTCTGACCTCTTTGAAATCGTCAAAGCGTACTTCACGACAAAACGCGCCACGCCGAAACCCACATTTACGCTGCCAGTGCATAACATCACGACAGAACAGTTGCTTGAGGAGCAGCAAGATGTGCTCTATCGTCTTGGTCATTCAAGTGTGCTGATGAAACTGGACGGTCAACTGGTGATGACGGATCCGGTATTCAGTAAACGCGCCTCACCGGTACAGTTTTTTGGCCCTGCCCGCTTTCACCCAACCCCAATTGAGCTTGATGAGCTGCCAAACATCGATGTGGTTCTCATTAGTCATGACCACTATGACCACCTCGACAAAAACACGGTCAAAACCCTCGCGAGCAAAGTGGGCGTTTTTCTTGTGCCATTGAAAGTGGGCGTGATCTTGCAAGAATGGGGCGTGAACAAGCACAAAATCGTTGAGTTTGATTGGTGGGAAAGCCACGTAGTCAACGGAGTTGAATACGTGTTTACGCCCACCCAGCACTTTTCAGGCCGAGGATTGACGGACAGCAACAGTACCTTATGGGGAAGTTGGGTCATTCGTAGCCGTGAGAAAAACCTGTTCTTCAGTGGCGACTCTGGCTACTTTGATGGATTCAAAACCATTGGGGAAAAATACGGCCCATTCGATCTCACCATGATTGAAACTGGCGCGTACAACAGTTTGTGGTCGAACATTCACATGTTCCCCGAAGAGAGCGTTCAAGCGCATCTTGATTTGCAAGGCCAGAAAATGATGCCGATTCACAACAGCACCTTTGATTTGGCGATGCACGATTGGCATGAACCGATGGAAAAAGCGCGACAGTTCAGCGAAGAAAAAGGCGTGACAATGATCAGCCCAGAGATTGGTCAGCGCCTTGTGCTTAATGAAGAATCACCACTCAAACCCTGGTGGTTAGAAGATAACGGCTAA
- a CDS encoding TetR/AcrR family transcriptional regulator — MIEKKKTRSEEKREAILTAAKQAFLEFGVQNTSMDKLAALAGVSKRTVYNHFSSKEALVMELLSVLWKSTITEDELVALSKRPLQDQLVSLLCQEISVIAQPSYLDMAKVALGHFLFKPEELKAQTSSMSKQHTALYTWLAEQDKKGRLKLESVELARTQLHSLIKGSAFWPQLIGSAEPLTAEQGEALAKNTAALFLSHYAVSEERGK, encoded by the coding sequence ATGATTGAAAAGAAAAAGACGCGAAGTGAAGAAAAGCGAGAAGCGATACTCACGGCGGCTAAACAAGCGTTTTTGGAATTTGGCGTGCAAAACACCAGTATGGATAAACTGGCCGCGTTAGCTGGGGTATCGAAAAGAACCGTTTATAATCATTTTTCCTCGAAAGAAGCCTTGGTTATGGAGCTGCTATCCGTTTTATGGAAGAGCACGATCACTGAGGATGAGTTGGTTGCGCTCAGTAAACGACCTTTGCAGGACCAACTGGTTAGTTTGCTGTGCCAAGAAATCAGTGTGATTGCTCAGCCCAGCTATTTGGACATGGCGAAGGTGGCATTAGGCCATTTCCTGTTTAAGCCAGAAGAGCTGAAAGCGCAAACCAGCAGCATGTCGAAGCAACATACCGCACTCTACACGTGGCTTGCAGAGCAAGATAAAAAAGGACGTTTGAAGCTAGAGAGCGTAGAACTTGCTCGCACTCAGCTTCACAGTTTGATCAAAGGCAGCGCTTTTTGGCCACAGCTCATTGGCAGCGCCGAACCGCTCACGGCTGAGCAAGGAGAAGCGCTGGCTAAAAACACCGCAGCACTGTTTTTAAGTCATTATGCTGTGAGTGAAGAGCGCGGTAAGTAA
- a CDS encoding Gfo/Idh/MocA family protein: MKIAMIGLGDIAQKAYLPVITQMSDIELVLCTRDGALLEQLAKQYRIAEYCSDYRQLTKMGIDAVMIHAATSVHADIAGYFLKQGIPTFVDKPLADNAHDVEVLYDIAHQHGQPLYVGFNRRHIPLFNQTIPELDSTNTVGQGFEALRSLRWEKHRLDLPGELRTFLFDDFIHPLDSVNLSRQADLQEVYLTYQMAGTQLARVDVQWQAGETLLHASMNRQFGVTAERVAASYQNRAVEFDSFCEGHLWQQGQQTKLALKDWTPMLTSKGFTPMLRDWVKVVECGQLASEIVERNIASHQLAEAIYQKIAKAL, from the coding sequence ATGAAAATTGCAATGATTGGCTTAGGGGATATTGCGCAGAAAGCGTATTTGCCCGTGATCACTCAAATGTCGGATATTGAGCTTGTGCTCTGCACTCGCGATGGCGCGCTGCTTGAACAATTGGCCAAACAGTACCGGATTGCGGAATATTGTAGCGATTACCGTCAGCTCACCAAAATGGGCATTGATGCGGTGATGATTCACGCGGCCACCAGTGTACACGCTGACATTGCAGGCTACTTTCTCAAACAAGGAATCCCAACTTTTGTTGACAAGCCACTGGCAGACAACGCTCACGATGTTGAAGTGCTTTATGACATCGCTCATCAGCACGGCCAGCCCCTGTATGTCGGGTTTAACCGTCGCCATATTCCTCTCTTCAATCAAACCATCCCTGAACTCGACAGCACCAATACTGTAGGTCAGGGATTTGAGGCACTGCGTTCGCTGCGTTGGGAAAAACATCGCCTCGATCTTCCAGGTGAGCTACGCACTTTTCTGTTTGATGATTTCATCCACCCTCTCGATAGCGTGAATCTCAGTCGCCAAGCCGATCTGCAAGAGGTTTATCTGACCTACCAAATGGCGGGCACTCAACTCGCGCGAGTGGATGTGCAATGGCAAGCTGGAGAAACCTTGTTGCACGCATCGATGAACCGTCAGTTTGGTGTCACCGCAGAACGTGTAGCGGCCAGCTATCAAAATCGCGCCGTTGAATTTGATTCATTTTGTGAAGGCCACCTTTGGCAGCAAGGCCAGCAAACTAAGTTGGCGTTAAAGGATTGGACACCAATGCTCACCAGTAAAGGCTTTACACCGATGCTCAGAGATTGGGTCAAGGTGGTAGAATGTGGTCAACTGGCCAGTGAGATTGTGGAGCGGAATATCGCTAGCCATCAATTGGCAGAGGCGATCTACCAAAAGATCGCCAAAGCGCTGTAA
- a CDS encoding ABC transporter permease — MNAIYRMKAIMVKEFRQLSRDRITFGMVVMIPLIQLLLFGYAINTDIRDIPVAVVDQSESTAGRILTESVKVTQVVSVTQRYATAEEAEQAIQDGIVRAALILPNDLTQRMAQDRPLGQWIVDGSDTMISAAILGLQTMPLTDFDFQIRPKPTQTFEVALYYNPSRRSAVNIVPGLLGVILTMTMILFTSAAIVRERERGNLELLITTPVRSFELMVAKIVPYIFVGLIQVFIILGLGHIIFGVPINGSVAQILLGTLLFIAASLTLGLVISTIAKTQLQAMQMTVFILLPSILLSGFMFPYEGMPVAAQWIAEVLPATHFMRMIRGIVLRGADLFDLWRDTLWMIGFTLLGLIIASTRFKKSLD, encoded by the coding sequence ATGAATGCGATCTATCGAATGAAAGCGATTATGGTCAAAGAGTTTCGCCAACTCTCGCGCGATCGCATTACCTTTGGCATGGTGGTGATGATCCCCTTGATCCAACTGCTGTTGTTTGGCTATGCGATTAATACCGACATTCGCGATATTCCTGTCGCGGTGGTGGATCAAAGCGAAAGTACTGCAGGTCGTATTCTGACCGAGTCAGTCAAAGTCACCCAAGTGGTCAGTGTGACTCAACGCTACGCCACTGCGGAAGAAGCCGAGCAAGCGATTCAAGATGGCATCGTACGTGCGGCGTTAATTTTGCCGAATGATTTAACGCAACGCATGGCGCAAGACCGACCGTTGGGTCAATGGATTGTCGACGGTTCCGATACCATGATCAGTGCGGCGATTCTTGGCTTACAAACGATGCCGCTGACGGATTTTGATTTTCAGATCCGCCCAAAACCGACACAAACCTTTGAAGTGGCGCTCTACTACAATCCAAGCCGCCGCTCAGCAGTGAACATTGTTCCCGGGCTGCTTGGGGTCATTCTCACCATGACGATGATTTTGTTCACCAGCGCCGCCATTGTGCGTGAGCGAGAACGCGGAAACTTGGAACTGCTGATCACAACACCGGTTCGTTCATTTGAATTAATGGTGGCAAAAATCGTCCCTTACATTTTTGTCGGTTTGATTCAGGTGTTCATCATCTTAGGGCTTGGACACATTATTTTTGGCGTCCCTATCAATGGTTCCGTTGCGCAAATATTGTTGGGTACCTTGTTGTTTATTGCCGCCAGCCTCACCTTGGGATTGGTGATTTCCACCATCGCCAAGACGCAGTTGCAAGCCATGCAAATGACGGTTTTCATCTTGCTGCCTTCCATCCTACTTTCGGGTTTTATGTTCCCCTACGAGGGTATGCCCGTGGCGGCCCAATGGATTGCAGAAGTGCTCCCCGCCACCCACTTCATGCGCATGATTCGCGGCATTGTCTTGCGAGGCGCAGATTTATTCGACCTGTGGCGCGATACTTTATGGATGATTGGTTTTACCCTGCTTGGGCTGATCATAGCCTCAACTCGCTTCAAGAAATCGTTGGATTAA